The sequence aaaatggaaaaactaaGCAGGATGCCAAACCTTCtctcattattttattatatgtacctaaaatttttcattcttatatatatatatatatatacataaatgggaaaaggttgggtgtggcatcgatatcaagtatgctatcacccattgtgtctatttctctcttcattttttctgaaatgatccTCATATCCCtcttgaatgatactccatcatgtgatcctattggtgctattcgctagcatacttgatatcggcggcatacatatccttatatataaattttcatttatttatgtaCTATATTTTCAATCATTGGCTTATTAGGACAATTGTTTTTAGGAAAATTTATCGTGCCAaacccctggagaatgccacaattataagaccaccccctatgtttcaccaaattatactcagaccccctacagTCAGTCACTATTAAGAAATATACCTTATTTGCTGATGtcaacaactatattttattaaataccaaaattcccttactaaatgtgaagtacctaaaatgcctATGTAATAAGTCCCACCCCAAATGGATAGTTATTGTACCTGTCTCCTGAACGATCGCCGGATATCACAGTGGTAGTGGCAACGCTGACATTGGCGATCggattttttttatccttctctgtttctcttccaTCTCGGATTGATCGTAACGACTGTTGCATTTCATTTCTTCGTTATTGATAATTGGTTGAACAATCCCTTTGCCAACCGTAATATAGTGATCATTTGTCGGGTGTATCCTCATCTCTCTGTTTTAGGGCAGTGTTTTAGCGTCATCAGAACGAGTTTCGACACAATTGGGAGGGACAGAGAGTGATTTCAGAGAGAAAATTGAAAGGAAAGGTGGGAAGACCGAGAGAGGATTTCAGAATCTCTAAATCTGAGATTGGTGAAAGTGGAGAGAGGTTTTAGGAGAAGAATATGCCGAAGGGATTTCCTTATTGGAAAAAAGAGAgtgagaatgaggatttttgcAGAGAAGAAGCAACCCTATGCTAATCCATAGGGGTTTTCTTGGAGAGAGGATCGGAAGGAATTAGAAGGATTCACAAGGGATTGTGGTGGACGATCGGTTTGAGGTTTGTTTCCGAAAGTCACTAACTCTTCTGAAGGTAATTTCTCCTAACTCGATCCCTTTATTTCTGCATGTTGAAATCTATAGCAActttgaatatatttttttctccaattcATAACAATAAAGTTTGTTAGATGATTTCTTTGGCATCTTTATTCGCTTTCTTCTGGTCAATAAATTTCTATTCATCCTTGTTTATCTGCGAAACAAACGGAGCCAGGGGTGAGGAAAATCAAATGATTGGAATTGCAATCGATCGAGACTGAAGCTGATTTTGGTGGATTCAGATCAAGATATATAGGGGTTTTGTTGATTCAAATTGATGCCATTGTTGGATCAGAGTTGGACCGACGTACATGATAGAGAGACAACCGATTGCCAGAAAAATAGTGAAGAGGAGATCCGGCAAGATGCAATGGAGTAATGCAGTGATAAATGCACACTATCTCCGACTTTCAGAAGATGGGactattgagagagagagagagagagagagagagagagggagagagagaggtttggattaaaaaatgTGTGTTTTTATCTGCTGAATGCCTAAGTTtggtttggattaaaaaaataataataaaataaaaagggtataacggttaaaacatgagttttttaataataaaggTACAACGGCCATTTTAATTTGATACTTAAGAGTAGGAATCTGAgtataatttgaagaaaaagagagggtgatcttataattgtgacaatctccagggggtggcgcgtTAAATTTCCCTTGTTTTTATCCATGTATTCCATGTGCTAGCCACTCTCTAATCTCTATATGTTGCTGGAATTCCACTCTTAAAGTATAGTAATCATAGATTAATACTCCACTAATCTCAAGATGTTATACCACGTGTCAAATTGTTGGCCACTCCAATTCTATAATGCATTAACGCCTATATCGACGCTGGAATAAATGCTTACTGAAACAACATAAGGCATTTCACTCTCATAATCTCATTTGGTTCAGTGCCGAACTCTGATCTGAATTCTGACCTTTCTTTGTGGTTTTGCAAAATCCAGAAGGGGAATTAGCTTTCGCTGATCATCTCTGGTCTTCTCCGATTCccgcgctctctctctctctctctaaccctaATTGCAGTAGTAATTTACTTGCTCACACTTGAGATATTCTGCTTTCAGAAAATGGATTTGCACTCTCGACTTTTATGTAACTCTACCTCCGATTGCGCAGATAATCGCTGTGAAATGCCTAAAGACAACGATTCTGCATCTACTTCGACATCATCTTCTTTATACTCTTCACGTTATGCAGAGATATTGAATTGTTTATGGATTCCTCTTCTGATTTCTTTCTCGAAAGAGCTGAATTGTGCCAAGGCTCAGACAATTCTTCTCCCTGGACGGTCTAGACTTGATTCCTCGCGCTCTTTTAGCTGTTCGTCGCCTGATCCGACACTGTATTTTAGGCCGGTGATCGGAATTTTGAGCCATCCTGGTGATGGCGCTTCTGGAAGGCTTAATAATGATTCAAATGCTTCGTATATTGCTGCTTCGTATGTGAAGTTTGTAGAATCTGCTGGTGCTCGTGTTATTCCTCTCATCTATAATGAACCACGGGAAGTCCTCTTCGAAGTTAGTATATTTTCACTCTCCTAATCTACTGAAATGTTCTGAAATCTTAAAATACTTTGATTCAAGAACAGGTTTGGCCGTGTCTGAAGGGAATTTTGAGTTCATAAACATGTCATTAAAAGTGTAATTTCTTGAAAGTCAGTAATTATGTTGCTATCTTGAGTAAAGGAACTGTGGAGATCTTGGTGTACTGTGTCCGTGTCCTACTGGAAAGTGGTATCTCGTTCTTCCGACGCTTCTAAACTTTTAAATTGTTGCTGGCTTGGCATTCCATTGGAAGAAGGAATCAGGGAACTATTAAATCATTAGTTGCTGCTTTACTTATTATGATAGTCTCTAGGAGTGTGAGCAGGGAAGCAGTTTTCTGTAGTTCAGTTAGTATTGTGATGACATATAGTAATTGTTATATTTTCCTTTAATGCTTAAGCAAAAGAAGTCCGGTTTTTTTAGCTACTAGTGGCTATGTGTAAACGTccagaagaaaataataattttattgtCCATGTAGAGTAGATCATTGGTTCTTTAGCTTCTGCAGATCACAGGCTGcttttctctcttgtttttccattgacTATTTTCTCGTTAAGATTCTTTAGCTGAATAacgtcttttttattttaggcAAATTGTATGGTTTTTATATAGACATCCCCATGTTATTGCAGAAGCTCAATCTGGTCAATGGAGTGCTCTTTACTGGAGGATGGGCCAAAAGTGGTTTGTACTATGAGATTGTACAGGAAATTTTTGAGGTACTCATACTAGAAATTTAATGAACTTCATTATTCCAGATCAGCCAATTCACCATGCTaaatttcactaaaaaaaatataaaaaaagaaggaaaaaataaccATGTGAATGTGATCTTTCCATTGGATTTGCTGAGAATATATTGATTATTGGATCAGTTCCATCAATCCATATCCAGGATGGAAAATATGGATTAGGATCACCAATTGTTGAAACCTTGCACCAATGCCCTGCATGTTCAGCTATTTGTATTGCTActtaaaatttctttttgtCTTGACACGCAATGGTTTTAGCTACTGATGCAGGCAGAAAAGGGGTTAAGGGCTAAAGCACATTGTGGATTGAAGTGCTTACATCTTATCATACACTTAAGAGCTTTCTAAACTGGTCAAAGAAAAGATCCAAAAATTCCtaacacccaccccccccccccccccaaaaaaaaaaaaaaaaaaaaaaaaggaagttaaGGTGTTGAATGACTGCTTTAATAATTGGTGCTTATACCATCAACCcagtgaaagaaaataaaatcaatcctccagcaaaattgaaattttatgactTCCTGAAATGTGGTTGCTCTGTTACAAAGTGGGAGAAATTTCATGTGCATAGAAAAATGCATGTGAATATTATCTTACCAGTTACTATCCTTCCTGAACAAAAGGtacatttttgttttcttcttttgcaGAAAATTTTAGAGAAGAATGACTTGGGAGACCATTTTCCTTTGGTCGCAACTTGCTTAGGATTTGAACTTCTAAACATGATCATCAGCAAGGTAATCTATCCTGCTTAGATTTGTTTGGCTCCATTTTGGCAATACCTTGCAGCTTTTTACTACTCAATACAACGGGGTTTTTATTCTTGTGAAGTTTTATCAGTTTAAGATGAAGAATGCTATGTGGAACATGTAAACATTGAATCAATACTAGCTTAAAATTGTAGAGTGCTGAGGTTGACATTATAGGGTCTTCAGAATTTAGTTTAGTTCAGGGAGTGtgaataatataatattttttctgttttcctccAGTTACACTGACTCCCAGTTCATATTTTAGCTCACCACTCATCAGAAACTACTAAACTTGGGTTTCAGATACAAATATtcggagattctctctccaccccccccccccccaaattgaCTCATCTGCCACAACAAACAAAgatgtccctttttttttttttgcaaaccCTCTAATCTTGTTTGTCAATTATATGGACTGCTTTTTTGTGCATAAATTGGAATGTGACCGTTTGTGAATATGGTAGACCATATTTTCGTTGAAACTAACAGTCAAATGTTAGATTTTGATCTGACCAACTTATTTGGTTACaactatttttctatatatccATTGTAAATTGCTGTTCAGATGCAAGGGGATATCTTCTGGATCCATACTATAGGGGTTGTGCATTGCCCGAATTGGAGTTATTATTAAGTCAAAGGTTTCTCTTGAGCATGTCTACAAAAATAGGTGGATGGTCATACCTAATTGTGCCACATGGAAGGGTCAAGGGTGATGCAGCCATTCTGAAATTAGATAACTAGGAAATGGTTTGGATTGACCACGTTTAAAATTCTAGCCCAAATTCAATCCTTAATTCTGTCGTGTATGTCCATTCATCCCTCAGTTATCCAAGCAATCGTGTACAATACTTTATTTTGCCACATGGTTAACTTCTTTTGAGctgaaacttgatatgtgagctggggaccttagggtctagttgtccacaaaatttcagccccGTCAAATCTGCCACATGGTAGAGATAGGTTCTCATTTACCTGCCACATGTGGCTGTCAAGAGAAACTTGACTCTTGCATTAGTAGAAATATTTTCCTACtaatacatgcatataatgagGAAATAGGATAAGCTTATGCTTTCTTAACACTTATTGGGTTAGTGGAATTTCTGTTCTAATGTATGGGGCTGTAAGTGAAGTTATTATCTCCACTACACGCACTAAAGTGTATACATTCTATTTAACTGTTTCTTTATCTTCAAATAAGAGTTGAGACTTGGGCAGGTTGGCCATGCTGGGGACTCAATGTCAGCCCAAGTTCAACCTGAGCTACAACTCTAAAGCCCAAGCATTGCTGGGTATGTGTTGGGTTGTACTCCAATGGGTTTCTCTTTCCCATTTTAATCCTTTAGTGGGTTTGAGCTTTTTATCTTAGAAAGTGTAAATTTGAAATTATAGTTACTAGGTCTATTAAAATGCAACCATCCACTTTTTGATGATAGTTTATATTGTGTTAATATTAAAGTTACTTTGTTTAGGTTGAGAAGACTAATCTCCTTGGACCCTTGGGGTTGTTTTAAAGATTTTAGGACTTCTCCAAATCTTTGGTTAACAGATAGTTCTAATGATTTTCTTCtgaacaaaattttctttttgctgTGCTGTTAGGATGTTAATTTTCTTGAAAGGTTTAATGCACAAAATCAGCCATCAACTCTTCAATTCACgcaaaacataaaaattgaaGGCACGGTGTTTCAAAGGTATAAGCTTTCCAAGATATGTCCTATTTCTTGCAGTGTGACTATATTTTCCtatgtttatttcttttatttgggtACCAATTTTTGGCCTTGTCTATATTGCAGTAGTACATCAACTATTTAAATACTTATCAACATGTTTGAATTTGAATACTGTTAGTCCGACATTTTGTTTTCTATCTTTAGGTCAACTATGTTATCTTAATATATAAGGATGATAGAATAGATGAAATAATTCTATCCATTGGGTGGATTGAGATAAAGCCAAGAATAAGTATCTTTTGTTGGTGTTCGTTCTTTGGGAACAGACATGACAGGCTTTTGGATCTTGGTTTTTGAATGCCGCAAGATGCATGCATTCCTAAAAGAGCCTGTGGAGTCTAGTTTCCATTATGACAATAAATGGGTGAGAGCATGGAGTCTCATCTCATTACATGTCTATGGACACAGTGATATAGGATTTCCAGAATAGAATCGGGTGCTGCTTTAGTTTGTTGGGGTTGTCGCACCTTTCATGGATGGAATTGACTCAAAAGAGGAGATGAGGcaaaaggaagggagagaggcaCTTTATGTTCACTGACTAATGGGTTTAGTCACCTAAGGAAGTTAGAGTTCAGAATACCTCATGCCCCAATGACAAACGAACTACTGTCAGGCATTTTCGGGGAGTAGCCCACTTCTTCATACACTTCCTGGCACATACATTAAGGGAGCCATTGAAAAGTGAATGAAACACCAGAAACACCAGAAACGGGGACTACCAGAGCAAAGATTCCAGAATCTCAGGGATTAGGAACAATTCAGAATTGGAGGTTTAATTACTTATAACAAAGACAAGTCTGATATGAAGGAAACCCTGGTCGACTGGTCTGTTTAACAAGGAGAATAGTGCAGTAAAGTTTGATTAAAATCCAATGATTAGATGTTTAGATACTGAAGAATCCTACTGGAACTAGGACTTTCACCCTGAAAAATTAGTAGAATTGATGgacaggttttagggtttgaaaTCAGAAATCAATGTTGAACTGCTAATGGATTTATCAGTAAACCGACCTTGCAACCAGAATTGTAGAAATTAGATTTAGAAAACCAGAAATGAAGAAGTTAGGTAGAACCAGGATTAGAAAATAGATTATAAAATTCATGTTTTGAAACATAATTGAAACTACTAGAAACAAGAAGTCAGAATATTAaactgaaaaataatatattagaATCTTAGCCAACTAAATAGTATTTAGCGAACTAGAACAGAGCTAAGAAAGTAGAAGAATAGTAGCTGCAGGTTTGGGAAACGTTCAGAGACTGACTTGAAAATCAATGGAGGAGCAGATAGGAGAGAAAATACCGATCAGGAATCCATCTGATTGAAGGTCTGGAATCCCTCATCATTTCTTCTTGGAACCTACAGGTTGACCTCATCCAATCCTCTTGACGGCTGTATggcttcccccctccccccccctttgtTGGCCTGGGATGGTTAggctttgtttttttgttttttagccCCCCCTGggttggcttttccttgttggcttaggCCTTCCCTGCCCACGATTCTCTTAATTCATCAAATCGTGGAATAGGGCCTATCACCTCACATACGTATATAGATTGGGTAAAACCAATTAAGACTCCACAAAGGAAGCCTAATAATTTCCTGGACAGGAAAGGAAAtcgaaacaaaaataaagaccGAAAAACTCCTCCAATCGCAGGCTATGATGGAGTCCTGATGCTACTACGACTCtgctaaagaaaagaaaagagacttAGAAACAGGACTGAAATTTATGCTTATCCCAGCCTGATTAAAAAacttaataataaataaaagaagagaaaaaaaagtccTAAACAAGCTCCATGATTCTGGTTATAAGGAGAACTGGAAACTCAAAACCGCAGGCCAGAAAAGGACCAGAAAACTGGCCAAACTGGATCCGCAGGCTATAATTCTGGCCTGGTACTCTTCCTGCAATGGTGCTTGAGTCGGATTCTGCATCACTGACCCTAAGCAAGAGGCATTGAATTCTGAGTTTCTCACTATAGTAAAAAGGGGTCCCACTTCAGAAAACCTAACtgaattaatggaaaaaaaaatagaaaaacttaAACAAACTtaagctcaagaaatcacccaCGTCTGACCCAATAGAAAGCTGAGCTGGCTGTGGGCTTGGGGTGGGGAAAATCTCAAATATGGGGttaggttgggcttgggttggcTTGTCCTCATAGACCTTTGATTAGGCTAGTGCCACCCCTGAAGCCTGCCACTATGGCTCCTCCTGGTGTGACCCCTAGTAGCCATGTTTTGGCTTTATGCCCAAgatttaaaaggaaataaaatgttACACAATGATAACACCTAATAGTAATTGACTGGTTGCACTGATTGACTTGATTAGTAGCACCTGAGTGTCTGACTTGCTGGTGTACTCTAGTCATGCATGAGTTGGCCTCTGTCCATAAATGCCTTGGTGATCATTTCAGCAGTGCTCTGATAACACTTGAGGGACATACAATAAGAAATGGTAAGTTCTGTCTTTGTTGGTTCCATAACCTGGATAGGATCCCGAATTTTCCCACTGACCTTGTCACAGCTAACCATGGATCTGCTTCAAAATGTTGTGATGTGTGCAGCTTCACTATGATATAACAAGTCAAAATTTTTAATATTACACTCACTATACTCATGGATGCTAATTTTAAACATTATATCTGTAGTGGGACTGGTTATTCAAATTGTATTCTGTTAGCTTCCCATGCAATTTAATATGAAATTCTGGTTGTGCAGATTTCCTCCAGATTTACTTAAAAAGTTGACTACAGATTGTATTGTCATGCAAAACCATCAAGTAAGTTCGAAATCACTTTATGTAACTGCTTTAGACATATATAGATTGGTTGTGGCAATTCTTGTCAGATAATGAGACTATGGGAGAACATGTATTTCTATATAGGCCCTGTATGTTTTGTCATAAAAGTTTCCTTGCAAAGGATATTTCACGTGAAAATTTCctccatgtatttttttttttttttaaacattaacgttggatatatatatacactttaATGGGCTTAAATAATGGGTTGGATGTAGGAATTCAGGATTTATTTCATTAGTTTAATAtgagtattttatttcattaaataatTATCATTACTTGGTTGTTAAGGAGAGGATAGAGGCTGATGTGTTCTAGGGTAGATAAGGTGAGGTTGATAGAATATAATGCCCACAGGACAGAAACACAAATATCTAAGTCAAAACACAATATGGCAGAATagtaaaaatcaaataaatcaaaatccgACAGTGGGATGGGACTGTACATGCCAGATCATGAATTAGTGACTGCATCCAATCTCCAAAATAGTCCCAATTGTTTTGAGCTTTCTATCTTTGGAATGGGATATTTACGGAATCCCCATGAATAGGATCAAACCTTATTCCATGGTATATACATGAGATccctctttcttatttttaagcAAGCCCCAAGAAACTTTTGATCAAATAGCCGTCTTCCTAGGGTGACCTCGATTATGGTCTTAATGTCCAAGTTAAAGGTAACTCAGATAGTCTTACTCTCTTATCTAGTGGACTAGTAGAGAAAGCTGCCCTTTTTAGGAATAAAGGATACTTTACTGCATGATGAGGATTCTACAGCAGTCCATACAGCTGTCAACACAGGAGTGCAAGCCAACCAGTTTGAGCACTTGATCTCCTGCGGAAGCAGTTTTTCAAGAAAGTTTTCTGTGCAAGGTTTTGGGCCTAATGCTAGAGAAGAGGTCGCTGTAGTTGTATGAGTTCATCTACAGCTGTCCATGCAGTTGTCGACACAAGAATGCGAGCCAACCTCATCTCAACAAATCTACTTCGGCACTTCTCTCTTGCGGAAGGAGTTTATCAAGAAAGTTGTGTGTGAGGTTTTGGGCCTAATGGTAGAGAAGAGGCTGTTGTAGTTGTACAAGTTcatctacagtttgggccgCTTCCCTACCAGGTGCTTTACCTAGTTAGCCCTTTAGCACATTGTGACATTTTCTTGGGGACCGTAGTAGCATAATACTGATGTCTTCTATGATAATGCATTATCAGAACACCATCAAGATGATACAAGGAGAGCGGACATATCTGTCACTACAAGCATTTTGTGATCGTGACCTAACTCTgtggagtcgagttctttgaagagagggagatttGATGCAGTTGCACTTCCATGGTTGGACCGGCTTTTCTTAGTCTGGAAACCCCAGCTAAGAAAAACCTGGACCAAACCTTGTTTTAAATTCCAGAAATGTCCTTTCCCTGAAAATTACTTTCCTATTTAGTCCTGTTCTTGTTTACCATTCCTGAAGTGGTCCTGAGCTGTTCTGAATATTTACGAAATTTCCACTGATcactttattttgaattttattcacTTTGGAGGGACCATAACCACCTAATCAGGTTTCAGACCCTTGGGTTGCATTATAATTTCAATCTCAGGGTTTCAGATTATTTTCTGTCCTTATTTCAAGAGAGCTTGCACTTTTCTCTCAAAGAGTAACATTGAATCCATCTGAACGTGACAGTATGGTGTATCACCTGAAAAGCTTCAAAAGAATCCTTCTCTATCCAGTTTTTTCAAAATCTTGACAACCAGCGCAGATGAAGATGGTAAGGTAATGAAATGAACTGCtgattgttttccctttttgtattGATCACTCTAGTATATTTTCATATTGAATTATTAATGCTTAAAGATGGATTCTCATTGTTGGTGCATTATTTATGCCAGGTCTACGTGTCAACTGTTCAAGCACGGAACTATCCTGTGACTGGCTTCCAGTGGCATCCAGAGGTGTTTCCTGTACTCCTTTTGACTGTGTACCGTAGTGcatgcttttgtttattatgctttgtaaaattttcagatcTCATATGAGCCTcagtatacttttttttttcctgttgatgATTCTTGGCACAAGTTCCCTTTGCAGTCAATTGCAACTTGCCTTACTgcaaaaaaatatctttcttttttactttaatttttaatatttgtttacTTCTTCTTGGGTGAACAAGTGGAGTCAGTTGTTGGTTGTTTACTGTAATCATGGAGGCTTAAAATCAGGTCTCCAGCATCATAATTCACAACAATCTTAAATTATCTAAAACGCTAgttcatttcttttcctttattttcttatgggctctttctccctctcccaccACTCCCCCACCCCCCNNNNNNNNNNNNNNNNNNNNaaaaaaaaaaaaaaaaaaatcaaagctcaTAGTATTATATCTCTAGTTGCTTATAACTATCAATATTTTGGTTCCTACTTGTGAGGTTTAAGAATTAAGGCTTTGTTTCTTGGTATTGCCATATATTGGTATAGTTATATTGGGTGAGTTGCCTTCGTTAAGAAAGTTGATTTTGTACTTATTTATTGGAGGCAGATTCAGTCTATTTGCCTTGTCTTAAGGAGGCAGAATCAGTTGTTTATGCACCGAGGATATTACAATTTGGTGTGGTTTCACTAGTGTGCAAGGATAAATTGATCTCCCATCTGTTTTATAACTTCTCCTGTAATGACATGCTCAGACTTGAGATGATCCTTGAATTATATGCTATCCAAATTGTTTTacaagaggaggaaaaagaacACAGTTCAAATTGTCATTGGAATGTCCCAAATTAGTGAAAAGATTTATGGGAATTTGGGATGTTGACGActgtaaagagaagagaagaaaaagagagagaaagagagacctgCGATTGTGTAGCAAAGTGAGTCCCAATTGATTATATTGGGTTTgccctccttcattcattaaatagaatTGCTATTA is a genomic window of Macadamia integrifolia cultivar HAES 741 chromosome 13, SCU_Mint_v3, whole genome shotgun sequence containing:
- the LOC122058769 gene encoding gamma-glutamyl hydrolase 2-like isoform X1, whose protein sequence is MDLHSRLLCNSTSDCADNRCEMPKDNDSASTSTSSSLYSSRYAEILNCLWIPLLISFSKELNCAKAQTILLPGRSRLDSSRSFSCSSPDPTLYFRPVIGILSHPGDGASGRLNNDSNASYIAASYVKFVESAGARVIPLIYNEPREVLFEKLNLVNGVLFTGGWAKSGLYYEIVQEIFEKILEKNDLGDHFPLVATCLGFELLNMIISKDVNFLERFNAQNQPSTLQFTQNIKIEGTVFQRFPPDLLKKLTTDCIVMQNHQYGVSPEKLQKNPSLSSFFKILTTSADEDGKVYVSTVQARNYPVTGFQWHPEKNAFEWGSSVIPHTEDAVQVTQHVANYFISEARKSLNRPPVRKVLDNLIYNYRPSYCGKAGRGFDEVYIFS
- the LOC122058769 gene encoding gamma-glutamyl hydrolase 2-like isoform X2, whose translation is MPKDNDSASTSTSSSLYSSRYAEILNCLWIPLLISFSKELNCAKAQTILLPGRSRLDSSRSFSCSSPDPTLYFRPVIGILSHPGDGASGRLNNDSNASYIAASYVKFVESAGARVIPLIYNEPREVLFEKLNLVNGVLFTGGWAKSGLYYEIVQEIFEKILEKNDLGDHFPLVATCLGFELLNMIISKDVNFLERFNAQNQPSTLQFTQNIKIEGTVFQRFPPDLLKKLTTDCIVMQNHQYGVSPEKLQKNPSLSSFFKILTTSADEDGKVYVSTVQARNYPVTGFQWHPEKNAFEWGSSVIPHTEDAVQVTQHVANYFISEARKSLNRPPVRKVLDNLIYNYRPSYCGKAGRGFDEVYIFS